In the Streptobacillus moniliformis DSM 12112 genome, one interval contains:
- the queA gene encoding tRNA preQ1(34) S-adenosylmethionine ribosyltransferase-isomerase QueA gives MRVEDYDFELPLEFIAQHAIEPRDHSKLLVLNKNNGAIEDKKFYNIIDYLTPNDILVINRTKVIPARLFGKKENGVILECFLLKRIDLKKWEVLLKPAKKLKINDKLIFSEKLSAKLLEIKEDGNRIMEFEFEGVFEEILDELAEMPLPPYITEKLENKNRYQTVYAKSGESVAAPTAGLHFTTELLEKIEKKGITIVEVYLTVGLGTFRPVQVENVEDHIMHSEEYIVPEKTAEIINQGKKDGKRIIAVGTTSIRTLESSLDDNNNLIAQKSETSIFIHGEYKFKIVDALITNFHLPKSTLIMLVSSFANKEYVMNAYQHAIKNNYRFFSFGDAMFIQGEL, from the coding sequence ATGAGAGTTGAAGATTATGATTTCGAGCTACCTTTAGAATTTATAGCACAACATGCAATAGAGCCAAGAGATCATTCAAAATTATTAGTTTTAAATAAAAATAATGGAGCTATAGAAGATAAAAAATTTTACAACATAATTGATTATCTTACTCCTAATGATATTTTAGTTATTAATAGAACTAAAGTTATTCCAGCCAGATTATTTGGTAAAAAAGAAAATGGAGTAATTTTAGAATGTTTTTTATTAAAAAGAATTGATTTAAAAAAATGGGAAGTTTTATTAAAACCTGCTAAAAAATTGAAAATAAATGATAAGTTAATATTTTCAGAGAAATTATCTGCAAAATTACTAGAAATTAAAGAAGATGGTAATAGAATAATGGAATTTGAATTTGAAGGAGTATTTGAAGAAATACTTGATGAACTTGCTGAAATGCCATTACCACCATATATTACCGAAAAATTAGAGAATAAAAACAGATATCAAACAGTTTATGCTAAATCAGGGGAATCTGTTGCTGCTCCTACAGCAGGACTACATTTTACAACAGAATTACTTGAAAAAATTGAAAAAAAAGGGATAACAATAGTAGAAGTTTATTTAACTGTTGGTCTTGGTACATTTAGACCTGTTCAGGTGGAAAATGTAGAAGATCATATAATGCATAGTGAAGAATATATAGTTCCTGAAAAAACTGCTGAAATAATAAATCAAGGTAAAAAAGATGGTAAAAGAATTATAGCAGTTGGAACAACATCAATTAGAACACTTGAATCATCACTTGATGATAATAATAATTTGATTGCTCAAAAATCTGAAACAAGTATATTTATACATGGTGAATATAAATTTAAAATAGTTGATGCATTAATTACTAATTTTCATTTGCCTAAATCAACTTTAATAATGTTGGTTTCATCTTTTGCAAATAAAGAATATGTTATGAATGCATATCAACATGCAATAAAAAACAATTATAGATTTTTTAGTTTTGGTGATGCAATGTTTATACAAGGAGAATTATGA
- the rsmD gene encoding 16S rRNA (guanine(966)-N(2))-methyltransferase RsmD, translating to MRITSGYLKNRVILSRIGKETRPTLERVKEAIYSIISTKVEDAIFLDLYSGTGNMSFEAMSRGANRAVMIEMDKEALRVIIENVNNLNLDKKCRAYKNDVMRAIEILENKNEKFDIIFMDPPYKENLTEKTLKKLSNHDILDKDGIIICEHGKYEKLSDEIGNFVKFDEREYNKKIVTFYKKK from the coding sequence ATGAGAATTACATCTGGATATTTAAAAAATAGAGTTATTTTAAGTAGAATTGGAAAAGAAACTAGACCTACTCTTGAAAGAGTGAAAGAAGCAATTTATAGTATTATTTCAACTAAGGTTGAAGACGCTATCTTTTTAGATCTTTATTCAGGTACTGGGAATATGTCTTTTGAAGCTATGAGCCGTGGTGCAAATAGAGCTGTAATGATTGAAATGGATAAAGAGGCATTAAGGGTAATTATTGAAAATGTTAATAATTTAAATCTTGATAAAAAGTGTAGAGCATATAAAAATGATGTTATGCGTGCTATTGAAATATTAGAAAATAAGAATGAAAAGTTTGATATAATTTTTATGGACCCTCCATATAAAGAAAATCTTACAGAAAAAACATTAAAAAAACTTTCTAATCATGATATTTTAGATAAAGATGGTATAATAATTTGTGAACATGGTAAATATGAAAAATTATCAGATGAAATTGGAAATTTTGTTAAATTTGATGAGAGAGAATATAATAAAAAAATAGTAACTTTTTATAAGAAAAAATAG
- the ytvI gene encoding sporulation integral membrane protein YtvI: MENKQEFTLKRFLPLIYMITVILIALIAFKASLYLLPFVIAFIVVTITRGPVNFLVNKFNFSNRMSNIIVILLFYLIIPVILILLLIRSYNEIYNLSNWLIKNANAFKNIGFELFEKYNFLEGILPSVAIIPIKNFITMLLGKLTNLGFLIANYVLSLTLKLPVLFVHVIITITATFLMAGDIETVHNFFEKQFPKVWLEKFRQIKVNIVEVAYQYLRAQLILVSLCFTELIIGLSIINIFVKPISYVFLTSMLIALFDALPIFGAGGILLPWAAYCFLTGNYLLGISILFLYVFIVTMRMTFEPRILSKSLSINPLLSLISLFVGFKVFGVVGFLFGPIILTIMIILFKEEINKGFFKILAGEYVE; encoded by the coding sequence ATGGAAAACAAACAAGAATTTACCTTGAAAAGATTTTTACCGTTAATATACATGATAACAGTTATATTAATAGCCTTGATTGCTTTTAAAGCTTCATTATATTTATTACCGTTTGTTATTGCATTCATTGTAGTAACGATAACTAGAGGTCCTGTTAACTTCTTAGTTAATAAATTTAATTTTAGCAATAGAATGTCAAATATAATAGTAATATTACTATTTTATTTAATAATACCAGTAATATTGATTTTATTGTTAATAAGATCATATAATGAAATATATAATCTTTCAAATTGGTTAATAAAAAATGCCAATGCTTTTAAAAATATTGGATTTGAATTGTTTGAAAAATATAATTTTTTAGAAGGTATACTTCCTTCAGTTGCAATAATACCAATTAAAAATTTCATAACAATGCTACTTGGAAAATTAACTAATTTAGGTTTTTTAATTGCTAATTATGTACTATCTTTAACATTAAAATTACCAGTATTATTTGTTCATGTTATAATAACTATTACAGCAACTTTCTTAATGGCTGGAGATATAGAAACAGTTCATAATTTTTTTGAAAAACAATTTCCAAAGGTATGGTTAGAAAAATTTAGACAAATTAAGGTAAATATAGTTGAAGTGGCTTATCAATATTTAAGAGCTCAATTAATTTTAGTGTCATTATGTTTTACAGAATTAATAATAGGATTAAGTATAATAAATATATTTGTTAAACCTATAAGTTATGTGTTTTTGACATCTATGCTTATAGCATTATTTGATGCTTTACCTATATTTGGGGCTGGAGGAATATTACTGCCATGGGCAGCTTATTGCTTTTTAACTGGTAATTATTTATTAGGTATATCAATCTTATTTTTATATGTATTTATTGTTACTATGCGTATGACATTTGAACCTCGTATTTTAAGTAAAAGTTTAAGTATAAATCCACTTTTATCATTAATTTCATTATTTGTTGGATTCAAAGTTTTTGGAGTAGTTGGATTTTTATTTGGTCCGATAATTTTAACTATTATGATAATATTATTTAAAGAAGAAATTAATAAAGGATTTTTTAAGATACTTGCTGGAGAATATGTTGAATAA
- the prmC gene encoding peptide chain release factor N(5)-glutamine methyltransferase, whose product MEDTLLTLLNKSVKYLENKGVHKPRFVVEKILSEILSLDRISLYSNFERILSSDEKKMLKDKLINYDDNKKDEIILETIRDYYEKTKIYLDKKGIDESNIITNIIFSNLLNIDMSLLFTKYSNSITEDQKNRLRDILKKIVDKKIPIQYIFNEQVFYGYSFYVDKNVLIPRIDTEFVVEKALELINKINNPKVLDIGTGSGAIALVIGLENRESKILATDISENALKIAKKNSEILNVENVKFLHSDLFSEVSYKEFDLIVSNPPYISRDEIGIMGENVLLHEPQNALFAEDGGLYFYFEISKNAKNHLKNDGYLLFEIGYSQGNKVKDIMENMGYIDVSIGKDLTGNERYVFGRKKGS is encoded by the coding sequence ATGGAAGACACTTTATTGACATTACTGAATAAATCTGTAAAGTATTTAGAAAATAAAGGTGTCCATAAACCTAGGTTTGTTGTTGAAAAGATACTTTCTGAAATTTTATCACTTGATAGGATTTCTCTTTATTCAAATTTTGAAAGAATACTTTCAAGTGATGAAAAGAAAATGTTAAAAGATAAATTGATAAATTATGATGATAATAAAAAAGATGAAATAATACTTGAAACTATTAGAGATTATTATGAAAAAACAAAAATATATTTAGATAAAAAAGGTATAGATGAAAGTAATATTATTACAAATATTATTTTTTCTAATTTATTAAATATTGATATGAGCTTATTATTTACTAAATATAGTAATAGTATTACTGAAGATCAAAAAAATAGATTAAGAGATATATTAAAAAAAATAGTTGATAAAAAAATACCTATACAATATATATTTAATGAACAGGTTTTTTATGGTTATTCTTTTTATGTAGATAAAAATGTATTAATACCTAGAATAGATACAGAATTTGTAGTAGAAAAAGCATTAGAATTAATTAATAAGATAAATAATCCTAAAGTTTTAGATATAGGAACAGGTAGTGGTGCTATAGCTTTAGTTATAGGTCTTGAAAATAGAGAAAGTAAAATTTTAGCTACAGATATATCAGAAAATGCTTTGAAAATAGCTAAAAAAAATTCAGAGATTTTAAATGTAGAAAATGTAAAATTTTTACACTCTGACCTATTTTCAGAAGTTAGCTATAAAGAATTTGATTTGATTGTATCTAACCCCCCTTATATCTCTCGTGATGAAATAGGAATTATGGGTGAAAATGTTCTGTTACATGAACCTCAAAATGCTTTATTTGCAGAAGATGGAGGGCTATATTTCTATTTTGAGATATCAAAAAATGCTAAAAATCATTTAAAAAATGATGGATATTTACTTTTTGAAATAGGTTATTCTCAAGGAAATAAAGTTAAAGATATTATGGAAAATATGGGATATATTGATGTATCAATAGGTAAAGATCTAACTGGAAATGAAAGATATGTTTTTGGTAGAAAGAAAGGAAGTTAA
- the xseB gene encoding exodeoxyribonuclease VII small subunit: MAKKNFETILEEIKESIIKLESFDISLDDSITEYEKAIKLIKEAEKKLKEVEGKLEVIKINVEKE, from the coding sequence ATGGCTAAAAAAAATTTTGAAACAATTTTAGAAGAGATTAAAGAAAGTATAATTAAATTAGAAAGTTTTGATATCTCTTTAGATGATTCCATAACTGAATATGAAAAAGCTATTAAATTAATAAAAGAAGCTGAAAAGAAATTGAAAGAAGTTGAAGGTAAATTAGAAGTAATAAAAATAAATGTTGAGAAAGAATAG
- a CDS encoding methionine ABC transporter permease yields the protein MIIKSIFETIYMISVAIIIASIIGFPLGILLSITKEGSISENKTLNKILDLVIVNITRSIPFVILIVLLIPLSRLIVGKSYGTTAFIIPLSIGTAPFVARIIENSLNEVSYGLIEAAISMGATNKDIVFKVLIPEAIPSIINGLTLTLISLVGFSAIAGIIGGGGLGNLAVIEGFQRGNYKLMYLSTFILIIIVQIIQFIGTKIVKYIEKKRGR from the coding sequence ATGATTATTAAATCTATATTTGAAACTATATATATGATATCTGTGGCAATAATTATTGCAAGTATAATTGGATTTCCACTAGGTATTTTACTTTCAATTACAAAAGAGGGTTCTATTTCAGAGAATAAGACTTTAAATAAAATTCTTGATTTAGTAATAGTTAATATAACAAGATCTATACCTTTTGTAATTTTGATTGTACTTTTAATTCCTTTATCGAGATTAATAGTTGGTAAATCATATGGTACAACTGCATTTATTATTCCATTATCTATAGGAACTGCACCATTTGTTGCTAGAATTATAGAAAATTCATTAAATGAGGTTAGTTATGGATTAATAGAGGCAGCTATTTCAATGGGTGCAACTAATAAAGATATAGTTTTTAAAGTTTTAATACCTGAGGCAATACCTTCAATAATTAATGGATTAACTTTAACTTTAATTTCACTTGTAGGTTTTTCTGCTATTGCTGGAATAATAGGTGGAGGGGGATTAGGAAATTTGGCCGTTATAGAAGGTTTTCAAAGAGGAAATTATAAATTGATGTATTTATCAACATTTATATTAATAATAATAGTTCAAATAATACAGTTTATAGGAACTAAGATAGTAAAATATATTGAAAAGAAAAGAGGAAGATAA
- a CDS encoding MetQ/NlpA family ABC transporter substrate-binding protein, producing MFKKIILAILTFVLISCAGGKGENESTKKLILGVSPIPHKEIVEFIKDDLISEGIDLEIVVFNDYVQPNISLNDGSIDANYFQHIPYMESFGIENNIDMVSAGAIHLEPLKAYSNTVKSIEEIKEGSEVLIPNDPTNRGRALLLLDASGLIKLNNRDKLDARISDIVENPKKLVITSLNSEQIAPRLSEVTLAIINTNNALASGITGDKAVIVEGKDSPYVNVIAVLRGKENDEKIQKLVKVLQSDKVKKFITEKYNGEVEAGF from the coding sequence ATGTTTAAAAAAATAATATTAGCAATATTAACATTCGTTTTAATATCATGTGCAGGTGGTAAAGGTGAAAATGAGAGTACAAAAAAATTAATTTTAGGAGTTTCTCCAATACCACATAAAGAAATAGTAGAATTTATTAAAGATGATTTAATTTCTGAAGGAATAGATCTTGAAATAGTAGTGTTTAATGATTATGTTCAACCTAATATATCATTAAATGATGGAAGTATAGATGCTAACTATTTCCAACATATACCATATATGGAATCATTTGGAATAGAAAATAATATAGATATGGTTAGTGCTGGTGCAATACATTTAGAACCTTTAAAAGCTTATTCAAATACAGTTAAAAGTATAGAAGAAATAAAAGAAGGATCAGAAGTTTTGATACCAAATGATCCTACAAATAGAGGAAGAGCTTTATTATTATTAGATGCTTCAGGATTAATTAAATTAAATAATAGAGATAAATTAGATGCACGTATTTCTGATATTGTAGAAAATCCTAAAAAATTAGTAATTACAAGTTTAAATTCTGAGCAAATTGCACCAAGATTATCTGAGGTTACATTAGCTATTATTAATACAAATAATGCTCTTGCATCAGGTATAACAGGAGATAAGGCAGTAATAGTTGAAGGAAAAGATTCACCTTATGTTAATGTAATAGCAGTTTTAAGAGGTAAAGAAAATGATGAAAAAATACAAAAATTAGTTAAAGTATTACAAAGTGATAAGGTGAAGAAATTCATAACTGAAAAGTATAATGGAGAAGTAGAAGCTGGATTTTAA
- a CDS encoding polyphenol oxidase family protein: protein MFKEENNLYIIDEFLKYNCIAAFTKKELGNMADYINNGNPKINREKALSLLGINDKKIVFALQRHTDKIIDISNGVDVDKLINIENIDGFVTMRKDIAIFTFYADCLPIYILDKKNGAYGCVHSGWVGTTKVIIHKLIDKMIEKYNSKKEDLLIGLGIGIHVDDYEVGIEFFENFKKIFPNHFKTCFKEINGKIFYDNTLLNKLLALDYGILESNIIIDDRGVKKANTFSHRLDKENIGRSAAIITIKE, encoded by the coding sequence ATGTTTAAAGAAGAAAATAACTTATATATCATAGATGAATTTTTAAAATATAACTGTATTGCTGCTTTTACAAAAAAAGAATTAGGAAATATGGCAGACTATATTAATAATGGTAATCCTAAAATCAATAGAGAAAAAGCACTTTCTTTATTGGGAATTAATGATAAAAAAATTGTCTTTGCATTACAAAGGCATACAGATAAAATTATTGATATATCTAATGGTGTTGATGTTGATAAATTAATAAATATTGAAAATATTGATGGTTTTGTAACTATGAGAAAAGATATAGCTATATTTACTTTTTATGCAGATTGTTTACCTATTTATATACTTGATAAAAAAAATGGAGCATATGGATGTGTACATTCTGGTTGGGTAGGTACAACAAAAGTTATAATACATAAATTGATTGATAAGATGATAGAAAAGTATAATAGTAAAAAAGAAGATCTATTAATAGGTCTTGGTATAGGAATACATGTTGATGATTATGAGGTAGGTATTGAATTTTTTGAAAATTTTAAAAAGATATTTCCAAATCATTTTAAGACATGTTTTAAAGAAATTAATGGTAAAATATTTTACGATAACACATTATTAAATAAATTATTGGCACTAGATTATGGAATATTAGAATCTAATATAATTATAGATGATAGAGGAGTGAAAAAAGCTAATACCTTTTCACATAGATTAGATAAAGAAAATATTGGACGTTCTGCTGCAATAATAACAATAAAGGAGTAA
- the secA gene encoding preprotein translocase subunit SecA produces the protein MKIIDIINKIFGSSDEKIIKKMRKQVEKINELEPYMESLSDEELKAKTQEFKNRLSQGETLDDLLVEAFAVVREAAKRLTGMRIYDVQLIGSMIIHSGKIAEMKTGEGKTLMSTLAIYLNALTGKGVHVVTVNDYLAKRDRDTMSHIYDFLGLTSGVIIANLDNETRREQYNCDITYGTNNEFGFDYLRDNMVHDPSEKVQREHNYAIVDEIDSILIDEARTPLIISGPAEETTHWYDVFANVVLRLKRSYKTEEIKDKKNTIIPDEDWEDYEVDEKAKTVTITDKGIKNVEKILQIDNLYSPQYVELTHFLSQALKAKELFKRDRDYIINEKDEVIIVDEFTGRLMDGRRYSDGLHQAIEAKEHLKVAGENQTLATITLQNYFRMYKKLSGMTGTAKTEEEEFKQIYKLGVVVVPTNKPVIRKDLPDVIYQTTKAKYRAIVNKIIELFEKGQPVLVGTASIEHSELLSSYLTKARIPHEVLNAKYHEREADIIAQAGRYKNVTIATNMAGRGTDIKLGGDPDSLAVKVAERGTPEYYEAYKTYEKECQENKEKVLKAGGLFILGTERHESRRIDNQLRGRAGRQGDTGASEFYLSLEDDLMRLFGGDRLKSMMRALNIPEDEDIRHKRISKAVENAQRRIESRNFSIRKNLIEYDDVNNKQREVIYKQRDQILYNKELRELIYDMIDNTVVSTVDDILSSNNNAEWDFENLNSKIYEIYGFDLPESVYKAKKLDEIYDILYNEVKNRYDNKVLEIGEEQFSRIERYIMLEVLDQKWRQNLKDLTELREGINLQSYGQKNPVNEYKISSTDIYNDMIDGINRETTSFLLKLKLNVPEELTTVNEEIIEADNENFEFKSRRERMEENE, from the coding sequence ATGAAAATAATAGATATAATTAATAAAATATTTGGTTCATCAGATGAAAAAATAATTAAAAAGATGAGAAAACAAGTAGAAAAAATTAATGAATTAGAGCCGTATATGGAATCTTTAAGTGATGAAGAATTAAAGGCAAAAACACAAGAATTTAAAAATAGATTATCACAAGGTGAAACATTAGATGATTTATTAGTTGAAGCTTTTGCTGTAGTTAGAGAAGCTGCAAAAAGATTAACAGGCATGAGAATATATGATGTTCAGTTAATAGGATCAATGATAATACATAGTGGTAAAATTGCAGAGATGAAAACAGGAGAAGGAAAAACTCTTATGTCAACTTTAGCAATATATTTAAATGCTTTAACTGGTAAAGGAGTACATGTAGTTACAGTAAATGATTATCTAGCTAAAAGAGATAGAGATACTATGTCGCATATTTATGACTTTTTAGGTTTAACTTCAGGGGTAATAATAGCTAACTTAGATAATGAAACTAGAAGAGAACAATATAATTGTGATATAACTTATGGTACAAATAATGAATTTGGATTTGATTATTTAAGAGATAATATGGTTCATGATCCAAGTGAAAAAGTTCAAAGAGAACATAATTATGCTATAGTTGATGAAATAGATTCAATTTTAATAGATGAGGCTAGAACTCCATTAATAATATCTGGTCCAGCAGAAGAAACAACACATTGGTATGATGTATTTGCTAATGTAGTTTTAAGATTAAAAAGAAGCTATAAAACAGAAGAGATCAAAGATAAGAAAAATACTATTATTCCAGATGAAGATTGGGAAGACTATGAAGTTGATGAAAAGGCTAAAACTGTTACAATAACTGATAAAGGTATAAAAAATGTTGAAAAAATATTACAAATTGATAATCTTTATTCGCCACAATATGTTGAATTAACTCACTTTTTATCACAGGCTTTAAAGGCTAAAGAATTATTTAAAAGAGATAGAGATTATATAATTAATGAAAAAGATGAAGTTATTATAGTTGATGAGTTTACAGGTAGATTAATGGATGGTAGAAGATATTCTGATGGACTACATCAAGCTATAGAAGCTAAGGAACATTTAAAAGTTGCTGGAGAAAATCAAACACTTGCAACAATTACATTACAAAATTATTTCAGAATGTATAAAAAATTATCGGGTATGACAGGTACTGCAAAAACTGAAGAAGAAGAATTTAAACAAATATATAAACTTGGAGTTGTAGTTGTTCCTACTAATAAGCCTGTAATAAGAAAAGATTTACCTGATGTAATATATCAAACAACTAAGGCTAAATATAGAGCTATAGTTAATAAAATTATTGAATTATTTGAAAAAGGTCAACCAGTTTTAGTTGGAACTGCATCTATAGAGCATTCAGAATTACTTTCATCATATTTAACTAAGGCTAGAATACCTCATGAGGTTTTAAATGCTAAATACCATGAAAGAGAAGCAGATATTATTGCACAGGCAGGTAGATATAAAAATGTTACTATTGCAACTAATATGGCGGGACGTGGAACAGATATTAAATTAGGTGGAGATCCAGATTCATTAGCAGTTAAAGTTGCAGAACGTGGAACACCAGAATATTATGAAGCATATAAAACATATGAAAAGGAATGTCAAGAAAACAAAGAAAAAGTTCTTAAAGCAGGAGGATTATTTATTCTAGGAACAGAAAGACATGAAAGTCGTAGAATTGATAATCAGTTAAGAGGAAGGGCTGGACGTCAAGGAGATACAGGAGCTTCAGAATTTTATTTATCATTAGAAGATGATTTAATGAGATTATTTGGTGGAGATAGACTTAAATCAATGATGAGAGCTTTAAATATACCTGAAGATGAAGATATTAGACATAAAAGAATATCTAAAGCTGTTGAAAATGCACAAAGAAGAATTGAAAGTAGAAATTTCTCTATAAGAAAAAATCTTATTGAATATGATGATGTAAATAATAAACAAAGAGAAGTTATATATAAACAAAGAGATCAAATATTATACAACAAGGAACTTAGAGAACTAATATATGATATGATTGATAATACAGTTGTTTCTACTGTAGATGATATATTATCATCTAATAATAATGCAGAATGGGATTTTGAAAATCTTAATTCAAAAATTTATGAAATATATGGTTTTGATTTACCTGAATCTGTGTATAAGGCTAAAAAATTAGATGAAATATATGATATATTATATAATGAAGTTAAAAATAGATATGATAATAAAGTATTAGAAATAGGTGAAGAACAATTTTCAAGAATTGAAAGATATATTATGCTTGAAGTATTAGATCAAAAATGGAGACAAAATTTAAAAGATCTAACAGAGTTAAGAGAAGGAATAAATTTACAATCTTATGGGCAAAAAAATCCTGTTAATGAATATAAGATATCAAGTACAGATATATATAATGATATGATAGATGGTATTAATAGAGAAACAACATCATTCTTATTGAAATTAAAATTAAATGTGCCTGAAGAATTAACTACAGTAAATGAAGAAATTATTGAAGCAGATAATGAAAATTTTGAATTTAAAAGTAGAAGAGAAAGAATGGAAGAAAATGAATAA
- a CDS encoding polyprenyl synthetase family protein, protein MEIYLQNIRKDIDKSIRKVLKKHKSIKEIDDMLEYGVLLGGKRIRPSIMYILANVYKKDKKCIENEAVSIELIHAYSLIHDDLPCMDNDNYRRGNLTVHKKYGEANAVLVGDALLTLAFSVLAESEYSNKYSIVALSYYSGHKGMILGQYLDLLNENKADINFDELMEIHLNKTAMLLMASVEIAAISLSINTEARNALRKYILYLGLAYQIQDDILEMESSFEKIGKENTDEKNNKSTFPKILGLEKSKILKEKFTNDAIEIVKGNQKLIDFAYYLLNREY, encoded by the coding sequence ATGGAAATTTATTTACAAAATATTAGAAAAGATATAGATAAAAGTATAAGAAAAGTACTAAAAAAACATAAATCAATAAAAGAAATTGATGATATGTTAGAATACGGTGTACTTTTAGGTGGCAAAAGAATAAGACCATCTATTATGTATATACTTGCCAATGTATATAAGAAAGATAAAAAATGTATAGAAAATGAAGCAGTTTCTATAGAATTAATACATGCATATTCTTTAATACATGATGATCTTCCATGTATGGATAATGATAATTATAGAAGAGGGAATTTAACTGTTCATAAAAAGTATGGAGAAGCAAATGCAGTTCTTGTGGGAGATGCTTTATTAACACTTGCTTTTTCAGTACTGGCAGAATCTGAATACTCTAATAAGTATAGCATAGTTGCTCTTTCATATTATTCAGGGCATAAGGGAATGATATTAGGGCAATATTTAGATTTGTTAAATGAAAATAAGGCTGATATTAATTTTGATGAGTTAATGGAAATACATTTAAATAAAACTGCTATGCTTTTAATGGCTTCAGTTGAAATTGCAGCAATTAGTTTATCTATAAATACAGAGGCTAGAAATGCTCTTAGAAAATATATATTGTATCTTGGACTTGCTTACCAAATACAAGATGATATTTTAGAAATGGAATCTAGTTTTGAGAAAATTGGAAAAGAAAATACTGATGAAAAAAATAATAAATCTACTTTTCCTAAAATATTAGGATTAGAAAAATCTAAAATATTAAAAGAAAAATTTACAAATGATGCAATAGAAATAGTGAAAGGCAATCAAAAATTAATTGATTTTGCATATTATTTGTTAAATAGGGAGTATTAA
- a CDS encoding methionine ABC transporter ATP-binding protein encodes MSYLVIKNLTKKFNEKIAVDDVNLEISKGEIFGIIGLSGAGKSTLIRMINKLESPTLGTIYNENKDIFKFNDIEIREYRKKTSMIFQSFNLLSSRTVFENVALPLEISKFSKNEITEKVNELLMLVGLDKFKNEYVNNLSGGQKQRVAIARALSTNPDILLSDESTSSLDPITSNSILELLKDINRKLGITIILITHQMEVIKKICDRVAVMKDGKVIEVSTVKELFINPKTSFSRELISDLKIEVQKGKENTLSLIFDGEQADKPYVSELTRKFNLDINILGGSIDTLASGIKVGHLNISLETNNINEVINWLENVGIKVEVVK; translated from the coding sequence ATGTCATACTTAGTGATAAAAAATTTAACCAAAAAATTTAATGAAAAAATAGCTGTAGATGATGTAAACTTAGAAATATCAAAGGGAGAAATATTCGGTATAATTGGTTTATCTGGTGCTGGAAAATCAACTTTAATTAGAATGATAAATAAGTTGGAAAGCCCTACATTAGGAACAATTTATAATGAAAATAAAGATATATTTAAATTTAATGATATAGAAATTAGGGAATATAGAAAAAAAACATCAATGATATTTCAAAGCTTTAATTTATTATCATCTAGGACAGTATTTGAAAATGTAGCCCTGCCATTAGAGATATCAAAATTTTCAAAAAATGAAATTACTGAAAAAGTGAATGAACTTCTTATGTTAGTGGGACTGGATAAATTTAAAAATGAATATGTAAATAATTTAAGTGGAGGTCAGAAACAAAGAGTGGCTATTGCAAGAGCACTTTCTACTAATCCAGATATATTATTATCAGATGAATCTACTTCAAGTTTAGATCCTATAACTTCTAATTCAATATTGGAATTACTAAAAGATATAAATAGAAAATTAGGAATTACTATAATACTTATAACTCATCAAATGGAAGTTATAAAAAAAATATGTGATAGAGTTGCTGTTATGAAAGATGGTAAAGTAATAGAAGTATCAACAGTTAAAGAATTATTTATTAATCCTAAAACTAGTTTTTCAAGAGAGTTAATAAGTGATTTAAAAATAGAAGTTCAAAAAGGAAAAGAAAATACATTAAGTTTAATATTTGATGGTGAACAAGCTGATAAACCATATGTTTCAGAATTAACTAGAAAGTTTAACTTAGATATTAATATATTAGGTGGATCAATTGATACGTTAGCAAGTGGGATTAAAGTAGGTCATTTAAATATAAGTTTAGAAACAAATAATATTAATGAAGTAATAAATTGGTTAGAAAATGTTGGAATTAAGGTAGAGGTGGTAAAATGA